AATTGAGTAACCATATGGTTTTTGAAGAACCCCAAGACAATACCGGTCTGGCTCAAGTTAGACGACGACATACGGCCCCATCTAACAATGAAGACAACTCTCTCACAAGTCAAGAAGAGATTGCTAAGAAACCTGACTTTGACCAATTTACAATCGTCGTGATTGATAATCCCGAATTGTTGATCAGTCCAGCCATATCACGAACAACGGCATGgcgtaaaagaaagaatcctCTAACAGGAAGtgcaggaaaagaaaaggagcaAGAACGGAAGGCTTACACCTGCACTAAGTGTCAGCAACCGATGACAACTACCAATGGACATTCACAGTTTAGAGGACAACGTTACTGTCCAAATACAGAGACGCTGACAAAAAAGGAATGGCtagaagtaaagaaaaacgaaaagaaaaaataatgtgggtgcttttttttttgtgtgttcttcaattctttattttatgttggTTACTATTTCTATAACCAAGTTCTTTATACAGGATGTAACGTTACTTTCATTAAATATTACAGTATAGTTACAATCACTAATAATGAAATTATGACTCTTCCCTCTCTGTCCAGTTCTACACATGTAGTCTCAGCTTGTGGTGGCACAAAATTGAGACCGCTCTCTCAGCCCAGTTACAGTCCACAACTACCAGCTTCTGATGGCCAACCTTTGAGACCGCTCTCTCATCACAGTTTTATACATGTAGTCTCAGCTTGTGATGGCACAAAATTGAGACCGCTCTCTAAGCCCAGTTACAGTCCACAACTACCAGCTTCTGATGGCCAACATTTGAGACCGCTCTCTCATACCAGTTTTAGACATGTAGTCGTAGCTTGTGGTGGCACAAAATTGAGACCGCTCTCTCAGCCCAGTTACAGTCCACAACTACCAGCTACCAGCCCACCTTTGAGACCGCTCTCTCATCCCAGTTTTAGACATGTAGTCTCAGCTTATGGTGGCttgaattgaattgaatcCGCTCTCTCAGACACTAAAGTCACAAACAATAAAGGTACATACAAATTTATTGATGCAAATGCAATGTTATGTTataatttggaaaattttttaccTACCAGGATTGATCTACGACTCTTCCATCACCTGCAGAAAATGTTCACCAGATGAGGCATTAGAGATTGAGGAACAGCCGGACAACACTGTCCTCGCACAAGTGAAACGACGCCAGGATTTGATTGTTATCTTTCGTCtctttattgtttgttttctctctgCAATCCGTATTCGTGTTACTATCAATAATGTAGCCTAATTGTTTGTTCAGAAAACGACATGTTTCATTtcaaacagaaaaatgtaGCTTGAAGAAATAAATGCAAATTCAAACTGGTGTCGCCGCTGTTAAACGCGCACACataaacaacaaacaattgaaGTGTGCCTCACGAAATCTGTAGTACAAAACATAAACTACAAACAATTGAAGGGTGCCTCCCGAAatctccctcttttttttgaacGGCAGgtccttaaaaaaacaaatgaggaACGCATCGCAAAacttttctttcccctctcCTCCTTTTCCCTTCCTTTCccccttctcttcttttctttttccccccgtCGTAGAGAAGATTACGCCCCAGCTTttgcgcaggggccatgctaatcttctctgtatcgtttaaattttagtatatgtattccgtgtggaatacagtaacaataatgccgaccaaagcttttgtacctcttatttttcaagtccaatccgttgctgcaacttaacgttgtttgtacgtggaaatgatctattgaatagtgatagtcagtcagctgtcagatttcctaaaatgaactctattcagatatttgcttttgtgtgtcccccatgcgcagtgctcttgggccgacttgacgaaagagtattcaacgatgtattgcATTAGGGCAGCTACCGTCAAGGGACTTCTGCTCAATTcatggcgtataacaatcgtgaatctatgctctcttttttaccagcgagcacgtttctcattctggtgcaccatcacggtggggaatttgtacgtggtgtaaaaagccagatttgtttgaaagcattgcaacgaacagagacaaaaaacaaacagaaaagaaatcaagtgtacagtccttcaaaccggagttgaaccagtgaccAGTAAGTagcgcaatttcctagttttcttataggattcgaacctacgctcccgaaCGGAATctgatttctagtcagtcgccttaaccactcggccacatctgatGTTAGTTAACGTCAgaaaaattgatgaaaacccgctataactcattaacagctgatctacttcaattgattttgatataaatcttttacgtgtgtgtcagaagagggattcgaaccctcgcccagagaactggactgcgacctgaacgcagcgccttggaccgctcggccatcctgactgaatgcctttgaataattttggggagtggtcccctgtatttcacttacattgtgatcatgattttgtggctacgcgtatgttaacaattatataaatgtcttcagtgcaCTGTgtgtcggaaattccgacggacgaagctcacagccaTCGTCCGGGTGCCATccctttggccgaagaagGCTAGACTCAGACGAGTCACCCTCGGTGGAGTTCCGCGCTACCGAGGGTAAGGAAGTCCATTAGCGGAAGCAAGTGACTTAAGACCGTCTTGGAGGCGTTGGGCTCGTTATTGGAGGCTGGAGCTCGAGACTGTGACATTGGAACTAGCTgagtgcttttccatatatatggagacacctgttgagggtgaaagAAACGACGTGAGGGTTGAACGCATTGAGGCGGAGTCTGCAGAGTTCATCCCGCCAGATTATAGGTTTCgttcccgcagggttatcggGAGGTTTACTGATCGATAACCGGCAATCTTCAGCAGcggtgccctctattccaggaTCGGACGGCCGGACAAATTAGACAACAGTGTAGTTTTTCTGTGTATAAAAGGGGCCGTCGTGCCATGTTAATACACTCACTTTTTCTCACCGACTTGTCGCGTTAAGGTCCCCTCATTTGCTCCAGTAATCCGTTCTGTTTCAGCAACGCTCGAAGTTCTCCTGCCGCCGCCTCCTCCAGCTTGCCAGCCGCCGCCACCGACGTGCTAGCCCGCGAACGAAGCAGCCATCCGAGACTTCTCATCAAACCGCAACGAGTAATACTCAGCGGCCGCGAACTCTGTTAAGCCCGACAAGGCTTAACAGGATTTGACCGAGCTCTAGCCCGATAAAGGCGAACAGCCGTCACCGGACTTACAGCGCAAGCCCGATAAGGCGAACGCAGTAGCCGTTTGATAAGTGCTACGGCAACAGATAAAAGTTAAACCGAAGGAAAGGCACACAGTCTGGCAGGCTTACCACCGTAAGACCCGACTGACCttctgcgccagcagtaatCTGGCCTTACGGGACAAGATTACTGAaattggtccttcgaaccggagatCCCGGTGTTAAAATCCTTCAAAgttcgaaaaaacaaaatattttcggACTCTGAAAAAAGATAGGACTcagacgaaaaaaaatatttttcagctGGGAGAAAAAACTAAGGACTTAGTAAAAATTCGACAAActaaaaatctttttcggtttcttttttttttctgattgcAGTGTTGGACAATATCCGTACGCCCGCCGAAGAGTCGGTATACCGCCAGTTCGAGAGAGCCCTCGAGAACAATTATCTTCACTCGCTGTGGGTCGGCCTAGACCGGGTGGTGCCACGAGAAATCTTCCGTCGGTTGGGCCTACGGGAGCCATTCCCTCGCCCCAGCTCAGCTCAGGCTAAAGCTAAACCAACCACCTCGTCCAGCAGATTCACCCCCTACGCCCGACCGGCGGAAACCGACTTGAATTTCTTGAACGACAAGGAGCGGGCCGAGCTAGAATCGGTCCAAAAGGTGAAGGAGGAGCACGCGTTGGCCATACTAATTGCGCAgagaaaggagaaagaagCCGCAGAGACCGCGCTATACCTGCAGCAAACTTGTCTCCTGCGTAGGGAGAAGGAAGCCCTTGTACAGCGCGAGGAAGAACTCGCAAAAAGCTCCGCAGCCCGGAAACTTGCAGCGAAGACCCCCGAGCCTTACGTCCCGTCACCAATAGTGCGGCCGGCGGTACTGCAGATTCAACCTCTCCCAGACGCACCTTCTCAGCCCGGACCATCCGCCCCGGCTCCCGAAGCTCTGCTAGTAACCCCGGTGCGGTCTTCCAAATCCTCGAAGTCCTCCAAATCTTCCAAATCGCGTAGCTGCTCGTCACGGTCGAGGACGGAGGCGCCCGGGGAGACACCTAAAACCAGCAAGGAGGGCCGAGGCAGGACATCCTAGTCAGAGAAGGTGCTCGCAAAGCTGTTCAAGAAGCACGGGATCAACACCTCGGACGACGAGGACGCCGTGCTAAAATCCCCTACAAGCTCTTATTCTTCTTAATCTCTTTCTTATTAAACTTCTGTATACTCGTTGTTGTTACTCGTTGCTTCGGCATAAAAACTTCTGTATACTCGTTGTTGTTACTCGTTGCTGTTAAacgcaaataaaaatattttcaaccGATCTATCGCGTCTTAACTGACCCCATTCttcggtaaaaagaaaaagtataaaaaggaaatggcgGAATCGAAGTCAGGCAAAACCCGAGCGGCAGTGGTCACGGAGGTGTCCGACGAACGATTCTCGTTACAAGAAGTAGCATTGGACGAGgcgaaaaacgacatcgcCAGCCTTAACGGCTGGATCGAAAGAGTCGACGCTAAGTTCACGAAGGAATGTCAACGGTTGAGCCAAGAAGCTCAGGTCGTTACTGACAGACAAGATGGTACGCTAGCGACGATCGATGCAAGAGTGCGAGCGCTTGAAGTGGAAGTTCGCCGTCTTGGCGTGTAACTGCCACAAGTAGAGTTGCAGCTCTAGCAGAGACAGTCGACGGCAATAGAAACCATGATGAAGACGTTAAGAGACGAGATGCACGAGCAAAGGGCGAACATCACGTTTTCGCACCAAAGAATGGTCGAACTCGAAACCTCCAAGGCGATGAAAAAACACAAGGACGATATTCTTATTGAGCTGAGGCGGAGCTTAGTGACAGAGCAAGGGGAGACCCCCGAGACGGGGGGAGACTCCTCAGAAGGAACGGTGACGGCGAGAAGCCGCCACTCAAGTAACGCGTCTGTGATAAACATCTCCTGTGATACCAGGGATGATTTGACGGCCGAACGAGACACCCTGATGGGAGAACTGATGGGCGCCGGACACATAGTGAGAACGTCGAAAGACAAAAAGGAACGCCGAGTGAATACAATCAAGGCACAGTCCAGACATGACAGAATTGTGGAATTAACACGGAAGCTGGCTGGAATCTCGACTGCGGATGAGAGAACGAGTGACCGCGAGCAGCTAGACGTAGCGCTGAGCGAGATAGCGGTGTTGGAACAGTTGGCAGAGCCTCCGAAACGAGACCCTACACCAACGACCACGACACTCGTCAATCGACCAGCGTTACCCCTTCCGGTGTTTAGTGGTGATATTGCAGCGTGGGAGAGTTAGAAAGCCGCCTGGGCGACCTACGACGACGACAACACGCTGACAAATGAGCAAAAATATCAATACCTTCGGGGCTGTTTAAAAGGAAAGGCGGCAGACGCGGTTTCGTACATGCAATACTGGTCGAATCAATACCTCAAGGCGCTGGAATTACTGACCGATAGATTCGGAGATCAAGATAGGCTAAAAAAGCACTATCTGGCGGAACTAAAGGCGATGACAAACACTCGATTGAGCGAGACTTCCGCTCTTTCGCAGTGGCAAAAACTCCATGAATGGCTGGCGAATAGCGTCGCGGTGTTAAGCAGCCTGGGAGTAGATACAAGGACACATCAAGCCTATCTCGCCCCAAACCTACTGGCGTCCTTTCCAAAGGCGTTGGTTAGCCGGTGGCGAGATAGGTGGGAAGATGATGAACCGACGTTCTCAAAGATTTTGAAGGCCCtgaaaagggaaataaaacaTAGAGAGGAAGACGAGACGTCGGCGTCGAGCTGTAGCGGGAAGCCCGTACCAGAGTCGGCCACTACCACGACGAATAACGGGAACAAAGGCATGGCATGCCTGTTTTGCCGAAAGATACATTTGCACCATAACTGCAACCAAGGGTCGTCAGCTCAGAGAAGAGCGGCGGCAGAGAAAGTGGGTCGGTGCCTGAAGTGTCTGACCCGATCACATCGGACGGAACATTGCATCTCGCGAATTCCGTGCCGACACTGCGGAAGCACGGAGCATAGCCCTGCCGTATGCGTGGCTAGACCAAGGGGCAGCGGTAACGCGCCAGCTCCCGCAGGAAACAGAGGATTCTCCCCTCAAAGAGCTCCAAAGGTGGTGACGATAGACACCACCACGTTGACGATCTCCACAAGATCAAAGACGGGAGTATTGCCAACCTTCACGGCTTACCTTAAAGGGAGCGCCAGAGACCGGGTAAAGATAGTCGGTTTAATTGACTCTGGAAGCAAGAGAACGTTCGTCCGTCAGGACACGGCGACCAGAGTCGGAGCGAAGAAAATAAGGGCTGAATACCTGGCGGTCAATGGGTTCGGAGACCGGAACAAAGCGGGCAAAAACCATGCAGTGTTCAGACTCAGGCTCGCGGGACTTAGCCAGGATGCCCCAGAGATAGAAATCGCAGCCATTGCGAGGAAATTCCTTGCAAACGCAAAGAAAGTCACCCCGACGGATTTCTCAAAGGGCCTGATAGGCGAGGGGAAAGACTTAGCCGATGACCGGTACATAACCGGGCAACAAGGCAATCAATTTGACATCATCGTCGGCTGTGATTTCATCTGGTCGATAATGCAGCACAAGACCATCCCAGGCGCAAATGGGCTGGTCGCATGTGCAAGCAAAGTCGGCTGGCTGATCTTCGGCACGATGGATGAAAAAAGTAAGGCGGAAGAACAAGTGTTGACCGCGGCAATAGACGTACAAAAGCCAATGATGGACTTCAAAGAATTTGGGAGTCTAGAGCATATGGGGGTAACCCCGCAGGAAAAAGCAGAACCCGCATTCTTGGAGGCCTATCAGGAGACGACTCTGCGGGCAGACGATGGGCGATACATGGTGTTGTTCCCCATCAAGATCGGCCATCGCAGGATCGAATCCAACCGGAACATCGCGATGATACGGCTGCAAGGGCTGCTGGGAAAGACCCAATTGGAAGATAAGCTGAAATACCACGAGATATTCCAGCAATATATCAGAGACGGATTCATCGAAGAAGCCGACCGAGGATTCACCGGTTACTGCACTTACTTGCCTCAACGCCCGGTGATTAAAGTTAGTGCGGAAACCACGAAAATTCGGCAGGTGTTCGATGGATCAGCACACATGAAGGAAAGACCTAGCATCAACCATGATTTGGAGATAGGGCCAAATCTAAACCCGAAAGTGTTGGCGGTCTTGTTGCGTTTCCGACAGAATCGGATAGCCTCGACCGCCGATATCACTCAGGCGTTTCTCCAAGTTGAGATCCACCCGGAGCACGGGCAATTGATAAGGTTCATCTGGGTCGATGATCCTAAAAAACCCCAGCCTAGATTCATCGAGTATAGATGGAAAAGAGTGCCGTTCGGGTTGTCATGCAGCCCGTTCATTCTCAAGGCTGTCATCCTCAAACAACTGAAAGGGTTTGAAGGAATATACCCCGAGACAGTGCGGCAGCTACAACAGCAGTTGTACGTTGACGACTGGCTAGGGGGGGAGACCAATGTTGAGGAAGCGGAGAAGCGTATTCGCGAAGCGAACATGATCTTCAAAGCCGCAAAAATGGAGCTGTGCAAATGGACCTCCAACAGCGCAGAGTTGATTGAAAGACTGTCGGAGGTTCAATTTAAAGAGACGGTCATGAACATGGCAGCAGAGGGCAAGTCAGCCACAAAAGCCTTAGGGGTGATCTGGGATCCAGCATCGGACAAATTTAAGTTTGATCCGGCGCAGGTACTCAGAGAAGCCCGCGAAATTGGTGACAGACCCACCAAACGGAAGCTTTTCAGCCTTGCACTGAAAATTTTTGACCCTTTGGGTCTCATCGCTCCGGTGACGTTGGTGGGGAAACTCATCATGCAAAAGGTCTGGTTGGCAGGATCAGGATGGGACGAGCCCATTCCAATCGAGGTGATACCTCATTGGAAAACTTTCATTGACGGGATAACTGAGCTGAAGAACACAAGCCAGCCCCGATGGTCAGGAGAACATGACGGGAGACTCCATTTGTTCTGCGACGCAAGCAATGACGCCTACAGTGTGGTGGCATATTTGCAGAGAACCGATGGGGAAGACCCAGTGATGCTGTGCAGCAAAACGAGAGTAGCGCCGGACCCCAAGAAATCAGTCTCGATCCCGAGGCTGGAACTTCTGAGCGGGCTCTTGGCAGCGAGACTCGGGAGCTACGGCGAGAAAGCGACGGAAACACAGATAAAGAGGATACTTCTGTGGACCGACTCAGCGATAGCTTTCTGGTGGATGAAAAGCGAGGCAGGTCGGTGGAAGCAGTTTGTCCATAACAGAGTGACGGAGATAAGGCGGACAGTGGAAACTGAGGAAATCAGACACTGTCCAGGATTACAGAACACGGCGGACGTAGCATCCAAAGGAGCTACGGCGGCACAATTAAACGCACAAAAGAGTTGGTGGACTGGCCCATCTTGGATGGGAAAAGACAAAGAGTGGCCCCAGTCACCAAGCTCAGCGACCGAGCTCCAGTTGCAGGAGGTCTCGGTCGAAGAAAAGGCAGACGAGATAACACAATGTGCGGTATCGATCGAAGCAAAGTGGTACGAGAGATTCAGCTCCATGCGAACCATGGTAAGAGTCTTGGCCGAAGAGCGATAAAGAAGTTCAAAGGCAAAGAAAGTCCGGAAAGCCCGGTTGCAACGATCAGACACCGGGGGAGGAGGTTGAAGTTCCCCGTGTTGACCACAGATGAAACTCGAGAGGCAACGCTCGAGCTTTACAAAGAAGCCCAGGCGACTCACTACGGAGCAGTGGTGAAGAGCTTTAAAGCTGGGAAAACAGAGGTCCCACATGAGTTGAGAAAACTCGGTCTCACGTGGGACGACAAAGACGAGTTGATCAGGTGTCGAGGCCGGCATCTAAATTGGATGgaatataataaaaaagcaGCGCTCATTCTGCTACCGGTCGAACACATCATAACCAGAAGACTGATTGAACAGACGCATCTTCGGTTGAAACATACCGGAGTGAAAACCATGATGGGGGCACTCAGAACGGATTTCTGGATTCCGAAGATGCGGCAGACCATCAAAAAAGAGGCGAGTAAGTGCACGAGATGCCAGAGAATGGACTCGAGGCACTTCGATGAGATACCGGCGCCTCTACCGTTGGACCGCCTGCAAATGTCGAACCCGTTTACGATAACGGGGGTAGATTTCGCAGGCCCGTTCCCAGTGGAGTCGCCGGCAAATAGCGGCCACAAGACGAAGGTATTCGTGTGTCTCTTCACCTGTGCCGTAACAAGAGCTGTTCATCTCGAAGTTACGACTGACAAGGAGATTTTCACGTTTATCTTCGCGCTGAGACGATTCTTTGCACGGAGAGAGTACCCCAGGACGCTCTACTCCGATAATGCAGGAACGTTCACGTTGGCCGCTAAGTACCTGAGAGCAGCGTACAGAGACAGCAGGGTGTTTAACACACTGGTTGATCTCAACATAAAGTGGAGATTTTCTCCGAGTCTGGCCCCTTGGTGGGGCGGATTCTGGGAAAGGATGGTGCAGACCGTCAAACGGCTGCTATACAAAACGTACGGAAGCGATTGTATGGAGTACGATCTATTCCAGACGGTGTTGACAGAGATCGAAGACACCATCAACACCAGACCGTTGACATATGTAGCAGAAGATGATATGGAGCCGCTAACGCCCAAGCAATTGGTCACAGGCTACCGACCAGCATCACCCAGTCGATGACGAGGAGAGAGAGTACTCGGACCGGTTGACGCtgacaaagagagagaggatcAGGAGAAACCAGGTGGCTCAATGGTGGAAAGATTTGTACACGGAATACGTGATGGATTTGGAGCAGTTTCACTGTCCAACTCCAGGGCATACGAAGGAGATTGAACTGGGACAAGTCGTGTTGATCCACGACGAGTCGGCCAAAGGAACGAGATGGAAGTCCGAGAGAGTAGTTAAGCTAATTCCCGGCAAAGATGGAAAGACGAGGCGTGTGAACGTGCTCATAGCAGACAAGTTCAGAGGCAAAGGGTCGATCATGATAACGAGAGACCCGAAGAGTTTATATCCGTTGGAGCTCCACGCGGGCCAGATAGACGATGACCATCGGAA
This sequence is a window from Daphnia magna isolate NIES linkage group LG7, ASM2063170v1.1, whole genome shotgun sequence. Protein-coding genes within it:
- the LOC123474455 gene encoding uncharacterized protein LOC123474455, translated to MCGIDRSKVVREIQLHANHGKSLGRRAIKKFKGKESPESPVATIRHRGRRLKFPVLTTDETREATLELYKEAQATHYGAVVKSFKAGKTEVPHELRKLGLTWDDKDELIRCRGRHLNWMEYNKKAALILLPVEHIITRRLIEQTHLRLKHTGVKTMMGALRTDFWIPKMRQTIKKEASKCTRCQRMDSRHFDEIPAPLPLDRLQMSNPFTITGVDFAGPFPVESPANSGHKTKVFVCLFTCAVTRAVHLEVTTDKEIFTFIFALRRFFARREYPRTLYSDNAGTFTLAAKYLRAAYRDSRVFNTLVDLNIKWRFSPSLAPWWGGFWERMVQTVKRLLYKTYGSDCMEYDLFQTVLTEIEDTINTRPLTYVAEDDMEPLTPKQLVTGYRPASPSR